The bacterium genomic interval GAGATGTCCATGTAACTTTTCCGATTCATTGCCCTTTCATCTGCATAATACACACGCAGGAAGCTGTTTGCAACAGATTTGCTCGTATCTGCCGAATATTCAAGCACAAATTGTCAGTTTATCATTGGAATCTTCGAAAAAATCCTTTTTCCGATTCATAACAATTTTGAAACTATTACCACTCAAAGGTAAAACCACCAATGGGGAAGAACCCGGACTGGTAGCGAGTAATCTGTTCCTTTGTCTTACGGTTCCAATACGTATTGTAGAAATTCTGACGGTTGTAGATGTTCTCGATCGAAAACCACGTTACCAAGTTCCAGTTCGTAAAGAAGAATCGGTAATCGTAACGCAAATCGAGTCGATGGTAAGGTGTACGTCGTTCCGAGTAAACGTGTAAGGTATCATACACCTGATAATTCAATTGTTCTGATATCGATTCCATCAACGGCGTATAAGGTGCGCCACTCGCATAAGTCCACTTGAAGCTAAATTCGACCCGATTGTTGGGTTTCCACCCGCCGACTATGTTAGCCACTACGGGCGAATCGAACTGTCCCCATCTCCCAACACCATCGGCCGGTGTATAACTCGTGCGTGACCAACTCGCCGATGCGATTCCGTACAGTCCGTCTTTCAGTTTCTTTTGAAACATCATTTCAACACCATAACTTCGTCCGGTTCCGTCATTTGAGACTGCATCAAAGGTGCCGACTCCGCCATACTCCGCACCAGCATTCTGTAAACTGCCCCAACGATATCGCTCACTTGTGACCGGAACCTGCCGGTATCGTTTGTCATACATTTCAAAAGTAAGCCGGGTGTCGTTGTTTAATATGTGCTCGTATCCTATTACAGCATGCTCTGCTAACATGTTCTTCAAGTGTTGATTAGATAGATTCCCAGCCAAAATCATGAGTGGAGGCGTCTGAGCAAACAGTCCGTAGGAAAAGGTTAGCTTTCTCTCCGCATCGATCCGGTAGGTAGCGCCAAATCTTGGCGACCAGTTCGAAGCCTCTGAGAAATCGAAGTAATCATAACGAACACCGGTGTTCAAAATCCAAAACGGACCGAATGAACGAGTGATCGAAAGATAACCGGCTGCTTTGTAGGAATTCTCTGCAACAAAAGCTGATTGGTACACTGGATTGTTAACTGGAGTGCCATTTTGAATGGTCGTGATAGGTTCCCACCAGTAAACCGTGTAATCAAACCCGACTTGCTTCCATTGGACTCCCGTATTTACTTCGGTGTTTTTGTTGAGACGGAAATTCCACTCGTTTCGAAAATCGGTTTGCCACTCAGTCGAGAAATTGTAAAATGCGCGGTTATATGCTTTTGTCTCAAAAGATTCGAGTGTGTCGATGGTGGTGATATAACGGGCGCGATCATGGGAAACAATCACTCGAGTGAAACCCAGTTTCGGGAACATCCGGGTATAGTTTACACCAACGACTCCGCTGACCGATTTCCAATGCAAGTCTTCGGTAGCCGGATTTTCACTATCCTCAAGATCGGGATCGAAATGAATGTTATTTTCACCGGCAATCGCTAACAGCGTCAAGCGATCCCGTTCCGAAACTGATTGTGTTGTCTTGAGTTGGAAATCCTGATACTTAGGCAAAGCACCATAATTCATCAAACCGCTAATCAGATCAAGATAGCTCTTGCGGTAACTGGTTAAGTATGTG includes:
- a CDS encoding TonB-dependent receptor, with the translated sequence MFLKCKRFASLYLVLISVLPLFAQSNGVLHGYVRDRQTQEAIPGASILLVNTKLGIQSDLNGKYRIENVPLGTYSIRFSAMGYREAIRSDITISPGRTSYLTIDLEPQSHEASEMVVLADPFEQAPEISTSTLRLQQEEIRRAPGAREDLSRAIQIMPGVQMTSDDRNDLVVRGGSPTEVLFRIDGIEFPNPNHFGTQGATGGPIGMVNNDFVQEVNFLSGGFPARFGDKTSAVIDVTYREGAPKFTGSGYIGFAGAGVTLEGPLAKKRGTYLTSYRKSYLDLISGLMNYGALPKYQDFQLKTTQSVSERDRLTLLAIAGENNIHFDPDLEDSENPATEDLHWKSVSGVVGVNYTRMFPKLGFTRVIVSHDRARYITTIDTLESFETKAYNRAFYNFSTEWQTDFRNEWNFRLNKNTEVNTGVQWKQVGFDYTVYWWEPITTIQNGTPVNNPVYQSAFVAENSYKAAGYLSITRSFGPFWILNTGVRYDYFDFSEASNWSPRFGATYRIDAERKLTFSYGLFAQTPPLMILAGNLSNQHLKNMLAEHAVIGYEHILNNDTRLTFEMYDKRYRQVPVTSERYRWGSLQNAGAEYGGVGTFDAVSNDGTGRSYGVEMMFQKKLKDGLYGIASASWSRTSYTPADGVGRWGQFDSPVVANIVGGWKPNNRVEFSFKWTYASGAPYTPLMESISEQLNYQVYDTLHVYSERRTPYHRLDLRYDYRFFFTNWNLVTWFSIENIYNRQNFYNTYWNRKTKEQITRYQSGFFPIGGFTFEW